Proteins from a single region of Candidatus Baltobacteraceae bacterium:
- a CDS encoding UDP-N-acetylmuramoyl-L-alanyl-D-glutamate--2,6-diaminopimelate ligase — MNASARSVDLATLVLSLPQATRVIGERSRALASIAIDSRAVKPGALFVALRGERTDGHRFIAQAVAAGAVAIVSEELHDVAPATLVIVPDSTRALSRIANAFYGRPTRDLTVAGVTGTNGKTTTTQMLGAVFAAAGLPTGTIGTIGAQFGEQHWQLENTTPLANELFGLFAEMRDLGARAVAMEVSSHALALARVADVRFRVAALTNVTRDHLDFHKTFDAYAHTKRKLFDQAERCVFNADDELGALWARELRGRKSVLTYALHASADIRAESVVVRADGSSFRSAGQEFSIRIPGRFNVANALCAIAVARSLEIDDAKTAAGLASLAGVRGRMEHVRGAGIDVVVDYSHTPDSLENALRALRETTRGSLIVVFGCGGDRDRGKRPLMGAVAARLADFTIVTSDNPRHEPPQSIVDEIGPGLGNAPHAIELDRRAAIEQAIESARAGDVVLVAGKGHETYQLVGGEVLEFDDATVARDALARRESRA, encoded by the coding sequence ATGAACGCTTCGGCGCGCTCCGTCGACCTGGCAACGCTCGTTCTTTCGCTTCCACAGGCCACGCGTGTGATCGGCGAGCGCTCGCGCGCGCTCGCGAGTATCGCGATCGACTCGCGCGCGGTCAAGCCCGGTGCGCTCTTCGTTGCGTTGCGCGGCGAACGCACCGACGGTCACCGCTTTATCGCGCAGGCGGTCGCGGCCGGCGCGGTCGCGATCGTTTCGGAAGAGCTGCACGACGTCGCGCCGGCAACGCTCGTCATCGTGCCGGATTCCACGCGCGCGCTCTCGCGCATCGCCAATGCGTTCTACGGCCGGCCCACGCGCGATCTCACCGTCGCGGGCGTCACCGGTACCAACGGCAAAACCACGACCACGCAGATGCTGGGAGCGGTTTTCGCGGCGGCCGGATTGCCGACCGGTACGATCGGCACGATCGGGGCCCAGTTCGGCGAGCAACATTGGCAGCTCGAAAATACGACCCCGCTCGCCAACGAACTCTTCGGACTCTTCGCCGAGATGCGCGATCTCGGCGCGCGCGCGGTCGCGATGGAAGTCAGCTCGCACGCGCTGGCGCTCGCACGCGTCGCCGACGTGCGCTTTCGCGTCGCGGCGCTAACCAACGTCACGCGCGACCATCTCGACTTTCACAAGACCTTCGACGCCTACGCTCACACCAAGCGCAAACTCTTCGATCAGGCCGAGCGATGCGTCTTCAACGCCGACGACGAACTCGGCGCGCTGTGGGCGCGCGAACTGCGCGGCCGCAAGTCGGTGCTCACCTACGCGCTGCACGCCTCGGCCGATATTCGCGCCGAATCGGTCGTCGTGCGCGCGGACGGCAGCTCGTTTCGCAGCGCCGGCCAGGAGTTTTCGATTCGGATTCCCGGTCGCTTCAACGTCGCTAACGCCCTCTGCGCGATCGCGGTCGCACGATCGCTCGAAATCGACGATGCCAAGACGGCGGCGGGCTTAGCCTCGTTAGCCGGCGTTCGCGGCCGCATGGAGCACGTGCGCGGAGCCGGCATCGATGTCGTCGTGGACTATTCGCATACGCCCGACTCGCTGGAGAACGCCTTGCGCGCGCTGCGCGAAACGACGCGCGGATCGTTGATCGTGGTGTTCGGCTGCGGCGGCGATCGCGATCGCGGCAAACGGCCGCTCATGGGCGCCGTCGCCGCGCGACTGGCGGATTTCACGATCGTGACATCCGACAATCCGCGCCACGAGCCGCCGCAGTCGATCGTCGACGAAATCGGACCCGGGCTCGGGAACGCTCCGCACGCGATCGAGTTGGATCGTCGCGCGGCGATCGAGCAGGCGATCGAGTCGGCGCGTGCGGGCGACGTGGTGCTCGTCGCCGGTAAGGGACACGAGACCTACCAACTCGTCGGCGGCGAGGTGCTGGAATTCGACGACGCGACGGTCGCGCGCGATGCGCTCGCACGCCGCGAGTCCCGTGCATGA
- a CDS encoding coenzyme F420-0:L-glutamate ligase, producing MTRPLAIDRPELPPGIVAIPVRTQLVRPDDDLAAIVERSVRGIARAGDVIAISETAVAIAQGQAVRAEYVRPSKLAYYLSRRAGALATVNQPESLQIVIDQVGPWRVLFASVMHVLGRAIGKRGLFYEVMGEAITAIDGYTGTMPPFETAIVFAPQNPDAFAQSVYERTGAGCAVVDANDLEKAKVLGASAGVARRHVEVALLSNPHGNGDEQTPIVVLKWRAVGENPLFEAAV from the coding sequence ATGACGCGACCCTTAGCCATCGATCGACCCGAGTTGCCGCCTGGAATCGTGGCGATTCCCGTGCGGACGCAACTCGTGCGCCCCGACGACGACCTCGCGGCGATCGTCGAGCGTTCCGTGCGCGGCATCGCGCGCGCGGGCGACGTCATCGCCATCTCCGAGACGGCGGTGGCGATCGCTCAGGGTCAAGCCGTGCGCGCGGAGTACGTGCGACCGAGCAAACTCGCCTATTATCTTTCGCGGCGCGCCGGCGCGCTCGCGACGGTCAACCAGCCGGAGTCGCTGCAAATCGTGATCGATCAGGTCGGCCCGTGGCGGGTACTCTTCGCGTCGGTCATGCACGTGCTCGGACGAGCGATCGGCAAACGCGGCCTCTTCTACGAAGTGATGGGCGAGGCGATCACCGCGATCGACGGCTACACGGGAACGATGCCGCCGTTTGAAACCGCGATCGTCTTCGCGCCGCAGAATCCCGATGCGTTCGCGCAATCGGTTTACGAGCGCACCGGGGCCGGCTGCGCGGTGGTCGACGCGAACGATCTCGAAAAGGCCAAAGTGCTCGGCGCCTCCGCCGGCGTCGCGCGCCGGCACGTGGAGGTCGCGCTGCTCTCCAATCCGCACGGCAACGGCGACGAACAGACGCCGATCGTGGTCTTGAAATGGCGCGCGGTCGGAGAGAATCCGCTCTTCGAGGCGGCCGTCTAA
- the mraY gene encoding phospho-N-acetylmuramoyl-pentapeptide-transferase, giving the protein MRAVALPIVAGFLIALVAGAIVLPLLRRLQFRQQAYEDAPQTHRAKTGTPTMGGIAFVLALVPIVATWRAPLAVELFLLVLACAAVGFIDDLFSILRGKNLGLRARTKYLATALIAIVFLRALSDSYAIFPRDVIFHAGTYVLAAPHWLWLILGILAITGTIHAVNLTDGLDGLATGTMIPPAIVLATIGFQFAIPAAAQASLLTVGACLAFLLFNRHPAKLFMGDTGSLALGALLSGIAILTGEMLLLIVIGGVYVAEALSVIVQVAYFKRTGGKRIFRMSPLHHHFELGGWPETRVTGRFWLASAALSALGLAIVR; this is encoded by the coding sequence ATGCGCGCCGTTGCGCTCCCGATCGTCGCCGGTTTCCTGATCGCGCTCGTCGCGGGCGCGATCGTGCTGCCGCTGCTGCGCCGCCTGCAATTTCGTCAACAAGCGTACGAAGATGCGCCGCAGACGCATCGCGCGAAAACCGGAACGCCGACCATGGGCGGTATCGCGTTCGTACTCGCGCTCGTGCCGATCGTCGCGACGTGGCGCGCGCCGCTCGCCGTCGAACTCTTCTTGTTGGTGCTCGCCTGCGCGGCCGTCGGATTTATCGACGATCTGTTCTCTATTCTGCGCGGAAAGAATCTGGGGCTGCGCGCGCGCACCAAATATCTGGCGACGGCCTTGATCGCGATCGTGTTTTTGCGCGCGCTCTCCGACTCGTACGCGATTTTTCCGCGCGACGTGATCTTTCACGCCGGAACCTACGTGCTCGCCGCGCCGCACTGGCTCTGGCTGATCCTCGGGATTCTCGCGATCACGGGCACGATTCACGCCGTGAATCTCACCGACGGGCTCGACGGTCTCGCGACCGGAACGATGATCCCGCCGGCGATCGTCCTCGCGACGATCGGTTTCCAATTCGCGATTCCCGCCGCCGCTCAAGCCTCGCTGCTCACGGTCGGCGCGTGCTTGGCATTTCTGCTGTTCAATCGCCACCCGGCGAAGCTCTTCATGGGCGACACCGGCTCGCTCGCACTCGGAGCGCTGCTCTCCGGCATCGCGATTCTCACGGGCGAGATGCTCCTACTCATCGTCATCGGCGGCGTCTACGTGGCCGAGGCGCTCTCGGTCATCGTTCAAGTTGCCTACTTCAAGCGCACGGGCGGGAAACGGATCTTTCGCATGAGCCCGCTCCACCATCACTTCGAGTTGGGCGGCTGGCCGGAGACGCGGGTAACCGGACGTTTTTGGCTCGCCTCCGCCGCGCTCTCCGCTCTAGGATTGGCAATCGTTCGATGA
- the murD gene encoding UDP-N-acetylmuramoyl-L-alanine--D-glutamate ligase, giving the protein MSTPRPPLTFDAQETILVIGLGRSGQASVEVLRARGAAVCAVDEKPRAELAGAIAHLEARGARFIEPAALDAALPHFTSAVLSPGVPLNGALVRRVQAANVPVFSEIEVASRLCKAPIVAVTGTKGKSTTTSLIGHLLRSGGGRVFVGGNIGNPLIAEVVDATANDWVVAEVSSFQLESIRSFKPRVGVILNISADHLDRYYSMDEYAEAKFRIFANQSERDAFVGNLDDDRLAALHWQEDSNRVRGRQLWFTMSDRHERATMYLRDGALVYAPITGDPRPVEIMRRDEIPLAGEHNVQNVMAALLAALATGLDPHLLREGVMSFAPMAHRLQPIGEFDGVLYVDDSKATNPGAVIAALRAYDRPIVLIAGGKSKKTDFSELGESIDARAKAVVLIGEAAAEIGSAIRRAPKSKAHSMEEAVHVARSLARPGDVVLLSPACASFDMFASAEDRGEQFAAAVLEAKVV; this is encoded by the coding sequence ATGAGTACGCCGCGTCCGCCGCTGACCTTCGACGCACAGGAGACGATCCTCGTCATCGGGCTCGGCCGCAGCGGTCAAGCGTCGGTCGAGGTCCTGCGCGCGCGCGGTGCGGCCGTCTGCGCCGTCGATGAAAAACCGCGCGCCGAGTTAGCCGGCGCGATCGCGCACCTCGAGGCTCGGGGCGCGCGGTTTATCGAACCCGCGGCGCTTGACGCCGCGCTCCCGCACTTCACCTCGGCGGTGCTTTCGCCGGGCGTTCCGCTCAACGGCGCGCTCGTGCGCCGCGTTCAAGCCGCCAACGTGCCGGTCTTTAGTGAGATCGAGGTCGCCTCGCGTCTCTGCAAGGCGCCGATCGTGGCCGTGACGGGGACGAAAGGCAAGTCGACGACGACCTCGCTCATCGGTCACTTGCTGCGATCCGGCGGCGGCCGCGTCTTCGTTGGCGGAAACATCGGCAATCCGCTCATCGCCGAAGTGGTGGACGCGACCGCGAACGATTGGGTCGTCGCCGAAGTCTCCTCGTTTCAGCTCGAGTCGATCCGTTCGTTTAAGCCGCGCGTCGGCGTGATCCTCAACATCTCGGCCGATCACCTCGACCGCTACTATTCGATGGACGAGTACGCGGAAGCCAAGTTCCGCATCTTCGCCAATCAAAGCGAGCGCGATGCGTTTGTGGGCAACCTCGACGACGATCGCCTCGCGGCCCTGCACTGGCAGGAGGATTCCAACCGCGTGCGCGGCCGCCAACTGTGGTTCACGATGTCGGATCGTCACGAACGCGCGACGATGTATCTGCGCGACGGCGCGCTCGTCTACGCACCGATCACCGGCGATCCGCGCCCGGTCGAGATCATGCGCCGCGACGAGATTCCGCTCGCGGGCGAACACAACGTGCAGAACGTTATGGCCGCACTGCTCGCCGCGCTCGCTACCGGCCTGGATCCGCATCTCTTGCGCGAAGGCGTCATGAGCTTCGCGCCGATGGCCCATCGCCTGCAGCCGATCGGCGAGTTCGACGGCGTGCTCTACGTGGACGATTCGAAAGCGACCAATCCCGGAGCCGTCATCGCCGCTCTGCGCGCCTACGACCGCCCGATCGTGCTCATCGCGGGCGGGAAATCGAAGAAGACCGACTTTTCAGAATTGGGCGAGAGCATCGACGCGCGCGCGAAAGCCGTCGTGCTCATCGGCGAGGCGGCGGCCGAGATCGGCTCCGCGATTCGCCGCGCGCCGAAGTCCAAGGCACATTCGATGGAAGAAGCCGTGCACGTCGCCCGCTCGCTCGCACGACCGGGTGACGTCGTGCTGCTCTCGCCGGCCTGTGCGTCGTTCGACATGTTCGCATCGGCCGAAGATCGCGGCGAACAGTTCGCGGCCGCCGTGCTGGAAGCGAAGGTCGTATGA
- the murF gene encoding UDP-N-acetylmuramoyl-tripeptide--D-alanyl-D-alanine ligase, which produces MTLTLEAAAKATAATVRYPERFPAQLRVATDTRTLRSGDTFLALRGEHFDGHTYVEAAVRLGAAALVIDEPQAQLENVPTLLVEDTKRAFMALAETVRSEYRGRVVAITGSAGKTTTKYLLAQLLGAGYGDARVLASPGNENNEIGVSKLLLRATDEYEAIVVEMGARHEGEIAELVALAHPHVGVLTNIGEAHLETFGSHEALAQTKWGLFCEGAQAVLNAGDDISRRRAGELATPARWFGVGEPGELPGVYVVDDRTLAITDGSHPQRANVQTRLPGAHNLANLAAAIAAAQVLGVSLETIVEALPGLRLPAGRYESIEAAGSPRIIYDAYNANLSGMLAALDAFASERGERRIAVLGSMAELGPGAAAMHERVGERAATAADTLLVGGEYAESLARGAERAGLSSKRIVRFATNAEASHWLRENTNDEDVVLLKGSRIYKLEEIVRELHAS; this is translated from the coding sequence ATGACGCTCACGCTCGAGGCCGCCGCCAAAGCGACCGCCGCGACCGTGCGCTACCCGGAGCGTTTCCCGGCGCAGTTACGCGTCGCCACCGATACGCGCACGCTGCGCAGCGGCGATACGTTTCTGGCCTTACGCGGCGAGCATTTCGACGGGCACACGTACGTGGAAGCGGCGGTTCGCTTGGGTGCGGCGGCGCTCGTGATCGACGAACCGCAAGCGCAACTCGAGAACGTGCCGACGCTGCTGGTCGAAGATACGAAGCGCGCCTTCATGGCGCTCGCGGAAACCGTGCGATCGGAGTATCGCGGCCGCGTCGTCGCGATTACCGGGAGCGCCGGCAAGACGACCACCAAATATCTGCTCGCACAACTGCTCGGCGCGGGCTACGGCGACGCGCGGGTGTTGGCGTCGCCCGGCAACGAAAACAACGAGATCGGCGTAAGTAAGCTCCTGCTGCGCGCGACGGACGAGTACGAAGCGATCGTCGTCGAGATGGGCGCGCGTCACGAGGGCGAGATCGCCGAACTCGTCGCGCTCGCGCATCCGCACGTCGGCGTGCTCACCAACATCGGTGAGGCGCACCTCGAAACCTTCGGCTCGCACGAAGCGCTGGCGCAGACGAAGTGGGGACTTTTCTGCGAAGGCGCGCAAGCGGTCCTCAACGCCGGCGACGACATCTCGCGCCGCCGCGCCGGCGAACTGGCGACGCCCGCGCGCTGGTTCGGCGTGGGCGAGCCCGGCGAGCTGCCCGGCGTTTACGTTGTCGACGATCGGACGCTGGCGATTACGGACGGCTCGCATCCGCAGCGCGCGAACGTGCAAACGCGGCTGCCCGGCGCGCACAATCTGGCGAACTTGGCGGCCGCGATCGCGGCCGCTCAAGTGCTCGGCGTTTCACTCGAAACCATCGTCGAGGCGCTCCCGGGATTGCGGCTGCCGGCCGGCCGCTACGAGTCGATCGAGGCGGCGGGTTCTCCGCGCATCATCTACGATGCGTACAATGCGAACCTCTCGGGAATGTTGGCGGCGCTCGACGCGTTTGCGAGCGAGCGCGGCGAGCGCCGCATCGCGGTGCTCGGCTCGATGGCGGAGCTGGGACCCGGCGCCGCGGCGATGCACGAACGCGTCGGCGAGCGCGCCGCAACGGCTGCCGATACCTTGCTTGTCGGCGGCGAATACGCCGAGTCGCTTGCTCGGGGAGCAGAGCGCGCAGGACTCTCCTCGAAGCGCATCGTCCGCTTCGCGACGAACGCCGAGGCCTCGCACTGGTTGCGCGAAAATACAAACGACGAAGACGTCGTCTTGCTCAAAGGTTCGCGCATCTATAAGCTGGAGGAAATCGTCCGGGAATTGCACGCGTCATGA
- a CDS encoding penicillin-binding protein 2, with product MHQRHFARIGPRRAKAIFYFFLLVAGFLTWRLCKVQVIDGPVLAKEALAQRSDSVDVFARRGSILDREGNVLVRSLPSESVYAVPHDIADADTTVAKLRGVFGKLDAQTVASLHDKHLWFTWIARKIPHEQADRVAALSIPGVALKEEDTGLRVDTAGQMASTVLGFVGMDENGLDGVEYAFDSLLRGASGKVVLETDQFGRPIPFGHEQTIKAAKPGMTLQLTLDSYLQYVTETALDAQVKKFHAQSGTAIVMDPWTGAVLAMANSPHFDPNTYWKFPAGDLRDRAVMDAYEPGSTYKLVTAAAAIDSGKVSTSELFPSIGPLEVGGRRIYNAVDGLTPSSAGDTLETIIADSLNVGAAKVAIAIGGKTFYAMEQRAGFGEPTKIGLPGENPGIVPPPSEWSGSSLATMSFGQGVSVTPIAMARFYSAIANGGLLLRPRILHAILNPKGEVVYEYRPELVRRVFSKHTAKVLKSFLRAVVVHGTGNPAAQIPGYATAGKTGTAEVVENGRYEPGAYVASFIGMVPYDRPRYVIFVKVERPVGSIYGSEVAAPAFVQIAKAAMLHAGVLPRLVPPPSASKQAPR from the coding sequence GTGCATCAACGGCATTTCGCGCGCATCGGACCACGTCGCGCGAAGGCGATTTTTTACTTTTTCCTCCTCGTTGCGGGCTTCCTCACGTGGCGCCTGTGCAAAGTGCAAGTGATCGACGGACCGGTCCTCGCGAAGGAGGCGCTGGCGCAACGCTCGGATAGCGTCGACGTCTTCGCGCGCCGCGGCAGCATTCTCGATCGCGAAGGCAACGTGCTCGTGCGCTCGCTGCCGTCGGAATCGGTCTACGCCGTTCCGCACGATATCGCCGATGCCGATACGACCGTGGCCAAACTGCGCGGCGTCTTCGGCAAACTCGACGCGCAGACGGTCGCGAGCCTGCACGACAAGCATCTATGGTTTACGTGGATCGCGCGCAAGATTCCGCACGAGCAGGCCGACCGCGTCGCCGCGTTAAGTATCCCGGGCGTCGCGCTGAAAGAAGAAGACACGGGGCTACGCGTCGATACCGCCGGACAGATGGCCTCGACCGTCCTGGGCTTCGTCGGCATGGACGAAAACGGACTCGACGGCGTCGAGTACGCCTTCGATTCGCTGCTGCGCGGTGCGTCCGGGAAGGTGGTGCTCGAGACCGATCAATTCGGCCGGCCGATTCCGTTCGGACACGAGCAGACGATCAAAGCGGCGAAGCCCGGCATGACGCTGCAGCTCACGCTCGATTCGTATCTGCAATACGTCACCGAGACGGCGCTCGACGCTCAAGTCAAGAAGTTCCACGCGCAAAGCGGCACCGCGATCGTGATGGATCCGTGGACCGGCGCGGTGCTCGCCATGGCGAACTCCCCGCATTTCGACCCGAACACGTACTGGAAATTCCCGGCCGGCGACTTGCGCGATCGAGCCGTGATGGACGCCTACGAACCCGGCTCTACCTATAAGCTCGTTACGGCAGCCGCGGCGATCGATAGCGGCAAGGTGAGCACGTCGGAACTCTTTCCCTCGATCGGTCCGCTCGAGGTCGGCGGACGCCGCATCTACAACGCCGTGGACGGATTGACGCCCAGCTCCGCGGGCGACACGCTCGAAACGATCATCGCCGATTCGCTCAACGTCGGCGCGGCGAAAGTCGCGATCGCGATCGGCGGCAAGACGTTCTACGCCATGGAGCAGCGCGCTGGTTTCGGCGAACCGACCAAGATCGGATTACCCGGCGAAAATCCGGGCATCGTGCCGCCGCCCTCGGAGTGGAGCGGCAGTTCGCTCGCGACCATGTCGTTCGGACAAGGCGTTTCGGTCACGCCCATCGCTATGGCGCGCTTTTACAGCGCGATTGCCAACGGCGGGCTGCTATTGCGGCCGCGAATTCTGCACGCGATTCTCAACCCGAAGGGCGAGGTCGTCTACGAGTATCGGCCCGAACTCGTGCGGCGCGTCTTCTCGAAGCACACCGCGAAGGTTCTCAAGAGCTTTTTGCGCGCGGTCGTCGTGCACGGAACCGGCAATCCGGCCGCGCAGATTCCCGGATACGCCACGGCCGGCAAAACCGGTACCGCCGAAGTCGTCGAAAACGGGCGCTACGAGCCCGGCGCCTACGTTGCGTCGTTTATCGGCATGGTCCCCTACGATCGTCCGCGCTACGTCATCTTCGTAAAAGTCGAGCGTCCGGTGGGATCGATCTACGGCTCCGAGGTCGCCGCGCCCGCGTTCGTGCAGATCGCGAAGGCCGCGATGCTGCACGCCGGCGTGCTCCCACGCTTGGTCCCCCCGCCGAGCGCGTCGAAACAGGCTCCACGATGA
- the ftsW gene encoding putative lipid II flippase FtsW, which produces MKAAARTARAPRVDPAHREEALRSFVAAPPDMVLFGAVATLVAIGLVMIFSASSTTGYADYRDTAYFLKHQLIFLVAGGAIAYGVYRIDYRRLKGIAPYVLVLSIVSLVVVLVPHVGVVVGGARRWIGAGSISLQPSEFAKIALVLYLAAALATRGERITSLPRGLFPLCLPVAIMAVLVLKEPDMGTASLLVMTAFALFFAAGARIEHLTLILLATVPPVVATILASPYKRARIFAFIDPWKDAQNTGFHIVQSLFALGSGGIFGVGLGQSRAKFFYLPEQYTDFIFSILGEELGLIGAVGVVVLFALFAYRAIRIAIASPDRFGFFLVAGATAMITIQAFINIGVVTSSWPVTGVPLPFISFGGSSLIVNLIAVALIMNVGRYRRVNLK; this is translated from the coding sequence ATGAAGGCCGCCGCTCGAACCGCGCGCGCGCCGCGCGTCGATCCCGCGCATCGGGAAGAAGCGCTGCGCTCGTTCGTAGCGGCGCCGCCCGACATGGTCCTTTTCGGCGCGGTCGCGACCCTCGTGGCTATCGGCCTCGTCATGATTTTCAGCGCCTCGAGCACCACCGGCTATGCCGACTATCGCGATACCGCGTATTTTCTCAAACATCAATTGATCTTCTTGGTCGCCGGCGGAGCGATCGCGTACGGCGTCTATCGCATCGACTATCGCCGCCTCAAAGGCATCGCGCCGTACGTGCTGGTGCTTTCGATTGTGAGTTTGGTGGTGGTGCTCGTACCGCACGTCGGCGTCGTCGTCGGCGGCGCGCGCCGCTGGATCGGCGCGGGCTCGATCTCGCTCCAGCCTTCGGAGTTTGCGAAGATCGCGCTCGTGCTCTATCTCGCTGCGGCGCTGGCAACGCGTGGCGAGCGAATCACCTCGCTGCCGCGCGGACTTTTTCCGCTCTGCCTGCCGGTCGCCATTATGGCCGTGCTGGTGCTCAAAGAGCCGGACATGGGAACGGCGAGTTTGCTCGTTATGACGGCGTTCGCGCTCTTCTTCGCGGCCGGCGCGCGCATCGAACATCTGACGCTGATTCTGCTCGCCACGGTGCCGCCGGTCGTTGCGACGATTCTCGCGAGCCCCTACAAGCGCGCGCGCATCTTCGCCTTCATCGATCCGTGGAAAGACGCACAGAACACGGGCTTCCACATCGTTCAATCGCTCTTCGCGCTCGGAAGCGGCGGAATCTTTGGCGTCGGACTCGGCCAATCGCGCGCGAAGTTCTTCTATCTGCCCGAACAGTACACCGATTTTATCTTCTCGATCCTGGGCGAAGAGCTGGGCCTCATCGGCGCGGTCGGGGTGGTGGTGCTCTTCGCGCTCTTCGCCTACCGCGCGATCCGCATCGCGATCGCGTCGCCGGATCGGTTTGGATTCTTTCTGGTCGCCGGCGCGACCGCGATGATTACGATCCAAGCTTTCATTAACATCGGCGTCGTCACGTCGTCGTGGCCGGTAACCGGCGTGCCCCTTCCGTTCATCTCGTTCGGCGGAAGTTCGCTCATCGTGAATCTGATCGCGGTTGCCTTGATTATGAACGTCGGTCGCTACCGGCGCGTCAATCTCAAATAA
- a CDS encoding DUF2332 domain-containing protein, giving the protein MEPTIAQRIARQAQACGAMGSPLYAALLAQAADASGRPGPLRDLLNANAERSRIGLRLMGALHACALDGTAPALAAHFPSAGGDGDPAAAWRAASELFAAQPARVARLLERVPQTNEVARSMPLMAASLAAVARRPLPMRIFEVGSSAGLNLRWDSYGYAGAGWAWGDAASPLQLRNRIASGRPANLEAHVEIAERRGCDLNPLDPCDPAHRQELLSFVWADQVERFDRLRAALLVAERVAVAIDRADGVEWIERVRPSAGSLTVVMHSVVTEHLPRAMRDALRAAIARVGARAADDSPVAWIAMEPGEGAYETRVRLWPESWERLVARSDGHAQDIRWSEAA; this is encoded by the coding sequence ATGGAACCGACGATCGCGCAGCGGATCGCGCGCCAGGCGCAAGCCTGCGGTGCGATGGGCTCGCCATTGTATGCGGCCTTGCTCGCGCAGGCTGCCGATGCTTCGGGCCGTCCCGGACCGCTGCGCGATCTGTTGAACGCCAACGCCGAGCGTTCGAGGATCGGCCTGCGTTTGATGGGCGCGCTGCACGCCTGCGCGCTCGACGGCACCGCGCCTGCGCTGGCGGCGCATTTTCCGTCGGCCGGGGGCGACGGCGATCCGGCGGCGGCCTGGCGCGCGGCTTCGGAGCTGTTCGCTGCGCAGCCGGCGCGCGTCGCGCGCTTGCTCGAGCGCGTGCCGCAGACCAACGAAGTGGCGCGCTCGATGCCGCTGATGGCCGCGTCGCTGGCCGCCGTCGCGCGCCGGCCGTTGCCGATGCGAATCTTCGAGGTCGGGTCGAGTGCGGGTCTGAATCTGCGTTGGGATTCGTACGGGTACGCCGGCGCGGGCTGGGCGTGGGGCGATGCGGCTTCGCCGCTGCAGCTTCGCAACCGCATCGCGAGCGGCCGCCCGGCGAATCTCGAGGCGCACGTCGAGATTGCGGAGCGTCGCGGCTGCGATCTCAATCCACTGGATCCGTGCGATCCGGCACACCGGCAAGAACTGCTGTCCTTCGTGTGGGCCGATCAGGTCGAGCGGTTCGATCGTTTGCGGGCGGCGCTGCTCGTCGCCGAACGCGTCGCCGTTGCGATCGATCGCGCCGACGGCGTTGAATGGATCGAGCGCGTACGACCCTCGGCCGGCTCGCTGACCGTCGTCATGCACTCGGTCGTTACCGAACACTTGCCGCGCGCGATGCGCGACGCGTTGCGCGCGGCCATAGCGCGGGTGGGAGCGCGCGCCGCGGACGATTCGCCGGTCGCCTGGATTGCCATGGAGCCTGGAGAGGGTGCGTACGAAACGCGCGTGAGGCTCTGGCCGGAGAGTTGGGAACGGCTCGTCGCGCGCTCCGACGGACACGCGCAGGATATTCGCTGGAGCGAGGCCGCATGA